CCTTGAACTGGTGCTGCGCGATTCTTTGCTGGAACCGACCGCGCCTGTCGAAGAGATGGTGGCGGAACTGCATCGGGTATACAGCGCCAAAAATAAAGCCTACGGTCTGTTTAACGAAGAGAGCGAACTGGCGCAGGCGCTGCGTCTTCAGCGTCAGGGCGAGGAAGAGTTCCTTGCATTCAGCCGCGCGGCAACCGGGCGCTTACGTGATGAACTGGCGAAATATCCGTTTGCCGATGGCGGTATTGTGCTGTTTTGCCACTACCGTTACCTGGCTGTGGAGTACCTGCTGGTGGCGGTGCTGAACAACTTAAGCAGCATGCGCGTCAATGAAAACCTCGACATCAGCTCGACGCATTATCTCGATATTAATCATGCCGATATCGTGGCTCGCATTGATTTAACCGAGTGGGAAACCAATCCGGAATCAACCCGCTATCTGACCTTCCTGAAAGGGCGAGTAGGGCGTAAAGTCGCGGACTTCTTTATGGATTTCCTCGGCGCCAGCGAAGGGCTGAATGCGAAAGCGCAAAACCGCGGTCTGTTGCAGGCGGTAGACGATTTCACCGCGCAGGCCGAACTGGATAAATCAGAACGCCAGACCGTGCGCCAGCAGGTTTATACCTACTGTAATGAGCAGTTGCAGGCGGGCGAAGAGATTGAGCTGGCATCGCTTTCGAAAGAGCTGGC
The Kosakonia oryzae genome window above contains:
- the yejK gene encoding nucleoid-associated protein YejK, coding for MSLDINQIALHQLIKRDEQTLELVLRDSLLEPTAPVEEMVAELHRVYSAKNKAYGLFNEESELAQALRLQRQGEEEFLAFSRAATGRLRDELAKYPFADGGIVLFCHYRYLAVEYLLVAVLNNLSSMRVNENLDISSTHYLDINHADIVARIDLTEWETNPESTRYLTFLKGRVGRKVADFFMDFLGASEGLNAKAQNRGLLQAVDDFTAQAELDKSERQTVRQQVYTYCNEQLQAGEEIELASLSKELAGVSEVSFEEFTAGQGYELEESFPADRSTLRQLTKFAGSGGGLTINFDALLLGERIFWDPATDTLTIKGTPPNLRDQLQRRFTGGK